The Euphorbia lathyris chromosome 2, ddEupLath1.1, whole genome shotgun sequence genome includes a window with the following:
- the LOC136220647 gene encoding protein DOG1-like 4 produces MSGATSFGQFYENWFEQLHQHVRQLSKAPKPPTTKDDISHVSRLVETLVNHYSEYYRVKSAATERDVLGVFTAPWASSLERSLHWIAGWRPTTLFHLVYTESSILFESHITHILRGLKTGDLGDLSPDQFRRVSELQCETVREENAITEELSQWQDGASELVNDQDVDDKIGGLVRIVQKADDLRLKTVKLIVELLTPQQAAEFLVAAAELQFGIRFWGTNQERQQQHTSVV; encoded by the exons ATGAGCGGCGCCACCAGTTTCGGGCAGTTTTACGAGAACTGGTTCGAGCAGCTCCACCAGCATGTCCGTCAACTCAGCAAAGCCCCTAAACCACCTACAACCAAAGACGATATTAGCCATGTTAGTCGCCTAGTCGAGACTCTTGTTAACCATTACAGTGAATATTACCGGGTGAAATCGGCGGCGACGGAGCGTGACGTACTTGGGGTATTCACTGCTCCCTGGGCCTCTTCTCTGGAACGGTCGCTCCACTGGATAGCTGGGTGGCGCCCCACCACCTTGTTTCATCTTGTGTACACAGAATCAAGTATCCTTTTCGAGTCTCATATTACTCATATTCTAAGAGGCTTAAAAACTGGAGATCTTGGGGATCTTTCACCGGATCAATTCAG GAGGGTAAGTGAGTTGCAGTGCGAGACGGTGAGAGAAGAGAATGCGATAACAGAAGAGTTATCACAGTGGCAAGATGGTGCGAGTGAGTTGGTGAATGATCAGGATGTTGATGATAAGATCGGAGGGCTGGTAAGAATAGTTCAGAAAGCAGATGATCTACGCCTCAAAACAGTCAAATTAATAGTTGAACTGTTGACACCTCAGCAGGCTGCAGAGTTCTTGGTAGCTGCTGCTGAGTTACAGTTTGGGATCCGCTTTTGGGGAACTAATCAGGAACGTCAACAACAACACACTTCTGTTGTTTAA